Proteins encoded in a region of the Vitis riparia cultivar Riparia Gloire de Montpellier isolate 1030 chromosome 7, EGFV_Vit.rip_1.0, whole genome shotgun sequence genome:
- the LOC117919460 gene encoding uncharacterized protein LOC117919460, whose amino-acid sequence MSAFSNPLVSIRNPRTQFLYGSSLKLVDQSNLSLCSTSAGNTKHLANKSLLTIRAAGDGGRPSSASIFVGGFILGGIVVGTLGCVYAPQISKALAGADRKDLMRKLPKFIYDEEKALEKTRKILTEKIAQLNSAIDDVSAQLRADDAPNGSAVNPDEIEASI is encoded by the exons atgagTGCTTTCTCCAATCCGTTGGTTTCAATCAGAAATCCTCGAACCCAATTTCTATATG GTTCTTCTTTGAAGTTGGTGGACCAAAGTAACCTGTCTCTATGTTCCACTTCGGCAGGAAATACTAAACATCTGGCAAATAAAAGTTTGCTTACAATTCGAGCAGC TGGGGATGGTGGAAGACCAAGTAGTGCAAGTATCTTTGTTGGTGGCTTTATATTGGGGGGAATAGTTGTTGGAACATTAGGTTGCGTGTATGCACCCCAG ATCAGCAAGGCACTGGCTGGAGCAGACAGAAAAGACTTGATGAGGAAGCTGcctaaatttatatatgatgAAGAGAAAGCTTTGGAG AAGACCCGCAAAATCCTGACTGAGAAGATTGCACAGCTGAACTCTGCCATAGACGATGTTTCTGCTCAGCTTCGTGCGGATGATGCCCCAAATGGATCTGCAGTGAACCCTGATGAAATTGAAGCTTCCATATGA